A genomic window from Ananas comosus cultivar F153 linkage group 22, ASM154086v1, whole genome shotgun sequence includes:
- the LOC109727284 gene encoding uncharacterized protein LOC109727284, whose amino-acid sequence MEPRAASPSVRVLMRPPPPPSSSSTPQNPNPPTPSSSLPPLPPPHTSSSSSSSSTTTSAASTAAAAAAPSFDGVVVVGFVGSRASTDAAHLINRIVDANVFGSGGLDEEIVVAARSEPRPEEEEDWSRFRRVSYYHDAEKGMVFLQLSSSLSLTPEEFEADDLRGMLFMFSVCHVIIFVHEGLRFETQFLKKFRILQAAKHALAPFVRSQVSPPSLVRKSPSSSSLPTTSRASSISPPTRHGRTSAISLMSGNSSHVSVLPGQCTPVILFVFTDFMLDGSNSLNTSPSSEDSVDSSSLSQPSSLSGLPKQSLTLKGSGSVVMLARPVSKTEGSFRKKLHSSLEAQIRFLIKKCRTLVGSEPGHFGSRGSSNLAHLPLFSVDSSRVVALLDRAMIRKGDALDFVTGLIEDSLSSKSELDLFSLNNHCNSLNNEDVQSIKDFILRQSDMLRGRGALPSNASSGSVAGVGMVAAAAAAAAASAAAGKALTAPELPSLNNWLSLSTSILTSLLSTKIGLSSDSGSNKSSALQSSVYGTLKQQISPQGTKSIEAALSCLENSTGLNMKFSISWCQKALPAVKDVYLKDLPAFYPTATHEAQLRKALSSFHSMVKGPAMQMFSKKLEDECRSIWESGRQQCDAVSLTGKLCMYQRHDKEKQHSSGYVFLHACACGRSRRLRDDPFDFESANISFNSFPNCEDNLPTLILPRASRVEESLPVDSWHLVRLGGTRYYKPSKGLLQTGFCSSEKHLLRWIISIEKSKGTNSMPNSASPKSTLTSVYMDSKTASSASGDVKKLGIVQVSRESKQVILENPIKRPEMTSIGQSGISFGKGLPAFTMKKPFSEVVAGKAIKDSEFPSLQQRREPKPSGEKGIRQVIGDQTDDRIHSAYSNQAPRTENASVESANRTTCNNDEKPFLQIGSNIVPVIVGAERTKPSKILQQFVVYIGFEHECPYGHRFLLSEEHLKEFETPYSSSEDFEINTESKNGVYEVPPNVSGVANVAQPYVMKSNKLQSFRPVDDKEKLEESLAQVKFNDGGSAFSLLNRKLPIYMNCPHCRSSAKQENKNAKFASTISQLQRIFLVTPEFPVVLATCPVVQFEDSCLPPSISDHNKPQSRFSIGCHVILPPESFLTLRLPFVYGVHMEDGSLHPLNHLEHRPELSAWLVEGTALQVVSVGHAQDDEVAVQ is encoded by the exons ATGGAGCCCCGCGCCGCTTCTCCGTCCGTGCGCGTCCTCATGCGacctccacctcctccctcctcctcttccactccccaaaaccctaatcccccgACCCCTTCCTCCTCGCTcccccctcttcctcctccccacacctcctcctcctcctcctcctcctccaccaccacctccgccgcctccacggcggcggcggcggcggctccttCCTTCGATGGAGTCGTGGTCGTGGGGTTCGTGGGGAGCAGGGCGTCCACGGACGCGGCGCACCTCATCAACAGGATCGTCGACGCCAACGTCTTCGGCTCCGGCGGCCTCGATGAGGAGATCGTCGTCGCCGCTCGATCGGAGCCGAGAcctgaagaagaagaggattgGTCTCGATTCCGAAGGGTTAGCTACTACCACGATGCGGAGAAAGGTATGGTGTTCCTACAGCTCTCTTCGTCTCTGTCCCTAACCCCTGAGGAGTTCGAAGCCGATGATCTTCGTGGAATGCTCTTCATGTTCTCC GTGTGCCATGTGATTATATTTGTTCACGAAGGGCTCCGATTTGAGACCCAATTCCTGAAGAAGTTCCGGATTCTACAAGCCGCGAAGCATGCCCTAGCCCCATTTGTTAGATCCCAGGTATCACCACCGAGCTTAGTTCGCAAATCCCCTTCATCCAGTTCACTCCCAACTACTTCGAGAGCCTCTTCCATTTCGCCGCCCACCCGCCATGGCCGGACCTCGGCTATTTCTCTAATGTCGGGTAACAGCTCTCATGTTTCGGTTTTACCCGGCCAATGCACTCCAGTCATCCTCTTCGTGTTTACCGATTTTATGTTAGACGGGTCAAATAGTTTGAATACTTCGCCTAGTTCGGAGGATTCTGTTGATTCCTCTTCTCTTAGTCAGCCTTCTAGTTTAAGTGGATTGCCAAAACAAAGCTTGACACTTAAAGGCTCTGGATCGGTTGTAATGCTGGCTCGGCCAGTGAGTAAAACTGAAGGAAGTTTTAGGAAGAAGCTACATTCTTCTCTAGAGGCTCAGATTCGGTTCTTAATTAAGAAGTGTCGCACGTTGGTTGGGTCCGAACCCGGCCATTTTGGTTCAAGAGGTAGCAGTAATTTGGCTCACCTGCCATTGTTCTCGGTAGATTCGTCTAGGGTTGTTGCCCTTTTAGACCGAGCGATGATTCGGAAAGGCGATGCATTGGACTTCGTGACGGGCCTTATTGAGGATTCTCTGAGTTCAAAATCAGAACTAGATTTGTTCTCACTGAACAACCATTGCAATTCATTGAATAATGAGGATGTTCAATCCATAAAGGATTTTATATTAAGGCAATCTGATATGCTGAGAGGTAGAGGGGCCCTTCCAAGTAATGCAAGTAGCGGTTCTGTTGCTGGTGTCGGTATGGTAGCTGCggcagctgctgctgcagcagcatcagcagctgCTGGAAAAGCACTTACAGCTCCTGAACTCCCGAGCTTAAATAACTGGTTGTCTTTAAGCACTTCGATTCTCACTTCATTGCTATCTACAAAAATTGGATTATCAAGTGATTCTGGAAGCAACAAGTCATCGGCTTTACAAAGCAGTGTTTATGGGACACTGAAGCAACAGATTTCTCCGCAAGGAACCAAGTCTATTGAAGCTGCTCTATCTTGCTTGGAAAATAGCACAGGGCTAAACATGAAATTCTCCATCTCCTGGTGCCAGAAAGCACTTCCAGCTGTTAAGGATGTATATTTAAAAGATTTACCTGCTTTTTACCCAACTGCTACTCACGAAGCACAACTGAGAAAAGCTTTGTCATCTTTTCACTCGATGGTTAAAGGGCCGGCCATGCAAATGTTCTCTAAGAAACTTGAAGATGAATGTAGGTCAATATGGGAATCTGGAAGGCAACAGTGTGATGCCGTCAGTCTCACGGGGAAATTGTGCATGTACCAAAGGCACGATAAGGAGAAGCAGCACTCTAGCGGATATGTTTTCCTTCATGCATGTGCTTGTGGACGTTCCAGGCGGCTCAGAGATGACCCTTTTGATTTTGAGAGTGCAAATAtctcttttaattcttttcctAATTGCGAAGATAATCTCCCTACTCTTATACTTCCAAGAGCAAGTAGAGTAGAAGAATCTTTGCCAGTTGATTCGTGGCATTTGGTGCGCCTTGGAGGCACTAGGTATTATAAACCATCAAAGGGCTTGCTCCAAACTGGCTTCTGCTCCTCAGAGAAACATCTTTTGAGATGGATAATTTCAATTGAGAAAAGCAAAGGAACGAATAGCATGCCTAATAGTGCTTCCCCTAAATCTACTTTAACAAGTGTTTATATGGATTCTAAAACTGCTTCTTCTGCAAGTGGAGATGTAAAGAAGCTGGGTATAGTTCAAGTTTCAAGAGAATCTAAGCAGGTCATATTGGAAAACCCTATTAAACGACCTGAAATGACATCAATTGGTCAATCAGGTATTAGTTTCGGTAAAGGTCTTCCTGCTTTTACAATGAAAAAGCCCTTTTCTGAAGTTGTTGCTGGTAAAGCTATAAAAGATTCAGAGTTTCCTAGTCTTCAGCAAAGAAGAGAACCAAAACCAAGTGGAGAAAAGGGAATAAGACAAGTGATAGGAGATCAAACTGATGATCGCATTCATTCAGCTTACAGTAATCAAGCTCCTCGAACTGAAAATGCTTCTGTGGAAAGCGCAAACAGGACTACCTGCAACAATGATGAGAAACCCTTTTTGCAGATAGGGAGCAATATAGTGCCGGTAATTGTTGGGGCTGAAAGGACAAAACCAAGTAAAATTTTACAACAGTTTGTAGTTTACATTGGATTTGAGCATGAGTGCCCTTATGGGCATCGATTCTTGTTGTCTGAAGAACATCTGAAGGAATTTGAAACTCCGTACTCTTCTTCTGAAGACTTTGAAATAAATACGGAGAGCAAGAACGGCGTTTATGAAGTACCTCCAAATGTATCTGGAGTGGCTAATGTGGCTCAACCTTATGTAATGAAAAGCAATAAGTTGCAATCTTTTCGACCAGTTGATGATAAGGAAAAGCTTGAAGAAAGTCTAGCACAGGTTAAATTTAATGATGGGGGAAGTGCATTTTCTCTTTTGAATAGGAAACTGCCTATATATATGAACTGTCCACACTGCAGAAGTTCTGCAAAACAGGAAAACAAAAATGCCAAATTTGCGAGTACTATCTCGCAGCTTCAGCGAATTTTTCTT GTGACTCCTGAATTTCCTGTCGTATTAGCAACATGTCCGGTAGTCCAATTTGAG GACTCTTGCCTGCCTCCATCTATCTCTGACCACAACAAGCCACAATCACGATTTAGCATTGGCTGCCATGTGATTCTACCACCTGAGAGCTTTCTTACATTGAGGCTCCCATTTGTTTACGGAGTTCACATGGAGGATGGGAGTTTGCACCCACTAAATCACCTCGAGCATCGACCAGAGCTCAGTGCCTGGCTTGTCGAAGGGACAGCTTTGCAAGTTGTCTCTGTAGGACATGCTCAAGACGATGAAGTCGCTGTGCAGTGA
- the LOC109727559 gene encoding uncharacterized protein LOC109727559 isoform X1, with protein MGGYLKFSLYIYPTPSMLELLTISVFRVFLPPTPDEDDAANPLLLLPDPSPHTLLLFSFSFALLLLLLLRRSRPKTLRLRATAPPIPPDLLFAPRSRVPPPPIAAAAAAAAAEASPLAVRRLARPWRSPRRRWRSERGRRGRSLSPGLPPPPRLWKQGFKEEAEWKHSNRNHFFSPQARDPMSKVKSLSHGFLRRFHSPTIFLKVVCDGDLLLPINVGEFAVKKLINDPVDDDSKECPDEFQFIKNVMGTYGYEVRMVCITERVMNTYYSRIFMGQVVRWTTFFFLYYDLAGGRNISIDARPSDAINVAKNFQAPIYVNKEIVRRDAIEIIRGRWRGDNAKTIYDVSLDSAVEGPDLLAEELDLVRKMNTAIIQERYGEAAIWRDKLNKLRTPRNEP; from the exons ATGGGGGGGTacttgaagttttccctttatatATATCCCACCCCTTCAATGCTCGAACTACTTACTATTTCCGTATTTCGTGTGTTCTTACCCCCCACCCCGGACGAAGACGATGCTGCGAATCCCCTACTACTACTCCCCGACCCTTCACCCCAcaccctcctcctcttctccttctccttcgccctcctcctcctcctccttctccgacGATCCCGGCCTAAAACGCTGCGTCTCCGCGCGACCGCGCCGCCGATCCCTCCCGATCTCCTCTTTGCGCCTCGATCCCGCGTCCCTCCCCCGCCGatcgctgctgctgctgcggcggcggcggcggaggcttCTCCTCTGGCCGTGCGACGCCTCGCTCGGCCATGGCGATCGCCGCGGCGGAGGTGGCGATCCGAGCGGGGGAGACGAGGGCGATCGCTTTCTCCAggccttcctcctcctcccag ATTGTGGAAGCAGGGGTTCAAAGAAGAAGCAGAATGGAAGCATTCTAACCGGAATCATTTCTTTTCCCCTCAAGCAAGGGATCCAATGTCAAAAGTTAAATCTCTGAGTCATGGATTTCTTCGTCGATTTCATAGTCCAACAATATTTCTCAAAGTTGTTTGTGATGGTGATCTACTATTACCAATTAATGTTG GAGAGTTTGCAGTCAAAAAACTTATCAATGATCCTGTAGATGATGACAGTAAG GAATGCCCAGATGAATTTCAGTTCATTAAAAATGTTATGGGGACATATGGTTACGAG GTAAGAATGGTTTGCATTACAGAAAGAGTGATGAATACATATTACTCACGAATATTCATGGGACAGGTTGTAAGATGGAcgacctttttttttctgtactaTGAT CTTGCAGGGGGAAGAAATATAAGCATTGATGCTCGACCGTCTGATGCAATAAATGTGGCAAAAAATTTTCAG GCACCAATATATGTAAACAAGGAGATTGTCCGAAGGGATGCTATTGAAATAATTCGTGGAAGATGGCGAGGAGATAATGCAAAGACTATATACGATGTTTCACTGGATAG TGCAGTTGAAGGACCTGATCTTCTTGCTGAGGAGCTTGATTTGGTGAGGAAGATGAACACAGCCATCATACAGGAAAGATATGGAGAAGCAG CTATTTGGCGAGACAAGCTCAATAAACTCCGAACTCCTAGAAATGAACCTTGA
- the LOC109727559 gene encoding uncharacterized protein LOC109727559 isoform X2 has product MGGYLKFSLYIYPTPSMLELLTISVFRVFLPPTPDEDDAANPLLLLPDPSPHTLLLFSFSFALLLLLLLRRSRPKTLRLRATAPPIPPDLLFAPRSRVPPPPIAAAAAAAAAEASPLAVRRLARPWRSPRRRWRSERGRRGRSLSPGLPPPPRLWKQGFKEEAEWKHSNRNHFFSPQARDPMSKVKSLSHGFLRRFHSPTIFLKVVCDGDLLLPINVGEFAVKKLINDPVDDDSKECPDEFQFIKNVMGTYGYEVRMVCITERVMNTYYSRIFMGQLAGGRNISIDARPSDAINVAKNFQAPIYVNKEIVRRDAIEIIRGRWRGDNAKTIYDVSLDSAVEGPDLLAEELDLVRKMNTAIIQERYGEAAIWRDKLNKLRTPRNEP; this is encoded by the exons ATGGGGGGGTacttgaagttttccctttatatATATCCCACCCCTTCAATGCTCGAACTACTTACTATTTCCGTATTTCGTGTGTTCTTACCCCCCACCCCGGACGAAGACGATGCTGCGAATCCCCTACTACTACTCCCCGACCCTTCACCCCAcaccctcctcctcttctccttctccttcgccctcctcctcctcctccttctccgacGATCCCGGCCTAAAACGCTGCGTCTCCGCGCGACCGCGCCGCCGATCCCTCCCGATCTCCTCTTTGCGCCTCGATCCCGCGTCCCTCCCCCGCCGatcgctgctgctgctgcggcggcggcggcggaggcttCTCCTCTGGCCGTGCGACGCCTCGCTCGGCCATGGCGATCGCCGCGGCGGAGGTGGCGATCCGAGCGGGGGAGACGAGGGCGATCGCTTTCTCCAggccttcctcctcctcccag ATTGTGGAAGCAGGGGTTCAAAGAAGAAGCAGAATGGAAGCATTCTAACCGGAATCATTTCTTTTCCCCTCAAGCAAGGGATCCAATGTCAAAAGTTAAATCTCTGAGTCATGGATTTCTTCGTCGATTTCATAGTCCAACAATATTTCTCAAAGTTGTTTGTGATGGTGATCTACTATTACCAATTAATGTTG GAGAGTTTGCAGTCAAAAAACTTATCAATGATCCTGTAGATGATGACAGTAAG GAATGCCCAGATGAATTTCAGTTCATTAAAAATGTTATGGGGACATATGGTTACGAG GTAAGAATGGTTTGCATTACAGAAAGAGTGATGAATACATATTACTCACGAATATTCATGGGACAG CTTGCAGGGGGAAGAAATATAAGCATTGATGCTCGACCGTCTGATGCAATAAATGTGGCAAAAAATTTTCAG GCACCAATATATGTAAACAAGGAGATTGTCCGAAGGGATGCTATTGAAATAATTCGTGGAAGATGGCGAGGAGATAATGCAAAGACTATATACGATGTTTCACTGGATAG TGCAGTTGAAGGACCTGATCTTCTTGCTGAGGAGCTTGATTTGGTGAGGAAGATGAACACAGCCATCATACAGGAAAGATATGGAGAAGCAG CTATTTGGCGAGACAAGCTCAATAAACTCCGAACTCCTAGAAATGAACCTTGA
- the LOC109727559 gene encoding uncharacterized protein LOC109727559 isoform X4: MGGYLKFSLYIYPTPSMLELLTISVFRVFLPPTPDEDDAANPLLLLPDPSPHTLLLFSFSFALLLLLLLRRSRPKTLRLRATAPPIPPDLLFAPRSRVPPPPIAAAAAAAAAEASPLAVRRLARPWRSPRRRWRSERGRRGRSLSPGLPPPPRLWKQGFKEEAEWKHSNRNHFFSPQARDPMSKVKSLSHGFLRRFHSPTIFLKVVCDGDLLLPINVGEFAVKKLINDPVDDDSKECPDEFQFIKNVMGTYGYELAGGRNISIDARPSDAINVAKNFQAPIYVNKEIVRRDAIEIIRGRWRGDNAKTIYDVSLDSAVEGPDLLAEELDLVRKMNTAIIQERYGEAAIWRDKLNKLRTPRNEP; the protein is encoded by the exons ATGGGGGGGTacttgaagttttccctttatatATATCCCACCCCTTCAATGCTCGAACTACTTACTATTTCCGTATTTCGTGTGTTCTTACCCCCCACCCCGGACGAAGACGATGCTGCGAATCCCCTACTACTACTCCCCGACCCTTCACCCCAcaccctcctcctcttctccttctccttcgccctcctcctcctcctccttctccgacGATCCCGGCCTAAAACGCTGCGTCTCCGCGCGACCGCGCCGCCGATCCCTCCCGATCTCCTCTTTGCGCCTCGATCCCGCGTCCCTCCCCCGCCGatcgctgctgctgctgcggcggcggcggcggaggcttCTCCTCTGGCCGTGCGACGCCTCGCTCGGCCATGGCGATCGCCGCGGCGGAGGTGGCGATCCGAGCGGGGGAGACGAGGGCGATCGCTTTCTCCAggccttcctcctcctcccag ATTGTGGAAGCAGGGGTTCAAAGAAGAAGCAGAATGGAAGCATTCTAACCGGAATCATTTCTTTTCCCCTCAAGCAAGGGATCCAATGTCAAAAGTTAAATCTCTGAGTCATGGATTTCTTCGTCGATTTCATAGTCCAACAATATTTCTCAAAGTTGTTTGTGATGGTGATCTACTATTACCAATTAATGTTG GAGAGTTTGCAGTCAAAAAACTTATCAATGATCCTGTAGATGATGACAGTAAG GAATGCCCAGATGAATTTCAGTTCATTAAAAATGTTATGGGGACATATGGTTACGAG CTTGCAGGGGGAAGAAATATAAGCATTGATGCTCGACCGTCTGATGCAATAAATGTGGCAAAAAATTTTCAG GCACCAATATATGTAAACAAGGAGATTGTCCGAAGGGATGCTATTGAAATAATTCGTGGAAGATGGCGAGGAGATAATGCAAAGACTATATACGATGTTTCACTGGATAG TGCAGTTGAAGGACCTGATCTTCTTGCTGAGGAGCTTGATTTGGTGAGGAAGATGAACACAGCCATCATACAGGAAAGATATGGAGAAGCAG CTATTTGGCGAGACAAGCTCAATAAACTCCGAACTCCTAGAAATGAACCTTGA
- the LOC109727559 gene encoding bifunctional nuclease 1 isoform X3: MLRIPYYYSPTLHPTPSSSSPSPSPSSSSSFSDDPGLKRCVSARPRRRSLPISSLRLDPASLPRRSLLLLRRRRRRLLLWPCDASLGHGDRRGGGGDPSGGDEGDRFLQAFLLLPETARHYRLWKQGFKEEAEWKHSNRNHFFSPQARDPMSKVKSLSHGFLRRFHSPTIFLKVVCDGDLLLPINVGEFAVKKLINDPVDDDSKECPDEFQFIKNVMGTYGYEVRMVCITERVMNTYYSRIFMGQVVRWTTFFFLYYDLAGGRNISIDARPSDAINVAKNFQAPIYVNKEIVRRDAIEIIRGRWRGDNAKTIYDVSLDSAVEGPDLLAEELDLVRKMNTAIIQERYGEAAIWRDKLNKLRTPRNEP; this comes from the exons ATGCTGCGAATCCCCTACTACTACTCCCCGACCCTTCACCCCAcaccctcctcctcttctccttctccttcgccctcctcctcctcctccttctccgacGATCCCGGCCTAAAACGCTGCGTCTCCGCGCGACCGCGCCGCCGATCCCTCCCGATCTCCTCTTTGCGCCTCGATCCCGCGTCCCTCCCCCGCCGatcgctgctgctgctgcggcggcggcggcggaggcttCTCCTCTGGCCGTGCGACGCCTCGCTCGGCCATGGCGATCGCCGCGGCGGAGGTGGCGATCCGAGCGGGGGAGACGAGGGCGATCGCTTTCTCCAggccttcctcctcctcccag AAACTGCCCGTCACTACAGATTGTGGAAGCAGGGGTTCAAAGAAGAAGCAGAATGGAAGCATTCTAACCGGAATCATTTCTTTTCCCCTCAAGCAAGGGATCCAATGTCAAAAGTTAAATCTCTGAGTCATGGATTTCTTCGTCGATTTCATAGTCCAACAATATTTCTCAAAGTTGTTTGTGATGGTGATCTACTATTACCAATTAATGTTG GAGAGTTTGCAGTCAAAAAACTTATCAATGATCCTGTAGATGATGACAGTAAG GAATGCCCAGATGAATTTCAGTTCATTAAAAATGTTATGGGGACATATGGTTACGAG GTAAGAATGGTTTGCATTACAGAAAGAGTGATGAATACATATTACTCACGAATATTCATGGGACAGGTTGTAAGATGGAcgacctttttttttctgtactaTGAT CTTGCAGGGGGAAGAAATATAAGCATTGATGCTCGACCGTCTGATGCAATAAATGTGGCAAAAAATTTTCAG GCACCAATATATGTAAACAAGGAGATTGTCCGAAGGGATGCTATTGAAATAATTCGTGGAAGATGGCGAGGAGATAATGCAAAGACTATATACGATGTTTCACTGGATAG TGCAGTTGAAGGACCTGATCTTCTTGCTGAGGAGCTTGATTTGGTGAGGAAGATGAACACAGCCATCATACAGGAAAGATATGGAGAAGCAG CTATTTGGCGAGACAAGCTCAATAAACTCCGAACTCCTAGAAATGAACCTTGA
- the LOC109727559 gene encoding bifunctional nuclease 1 isoform X5 yields the protein MLRIPYYYSPTLHPTPSSSSPSPSPSSSSSFSDDPGLKRCVSARPRRRSLPISSLRLDPASLPRRSLLLLRRRRRRLLLWPCDASLGHGDRRGGGGDPSGGDEGDRFLQAFLLLPETARHYRLWKQGFKEEAEWKHSNRNHFFSPQARDPMSKVKSLSHGFLRRFHSPTIFLKVVCDGDLLLPINVGEFAVKKLINDPVDDDSKECPDEFQFIKNVMGTYGYEVRMVCITERVMNTYYSRIFMGQLAGGRNISIDARPSDAINVAKNFQAPIYVNKEIVRRDAIEIIRGRWRGDNAKTIYDVSLDSAVEGPDLLAEELDLVRKMNTAIIQERYGEAAIWRDKLNKLRTPRNEP from the exons ATGCTGCGAATCCCCTACTACTACTCCCCGACCCTTCACCCCAcaccctcctcctcttctccttctccttcgccctcctcctcctcctccttctccgacGATCCCGGCCTAAAACGCTGCGTCTCCGCGCGACCGCGCCGCCGATCCCTCCCGATCTCCTCTTTGCGCCTCGATCCCGCGTCCCTCCCCCGCCGatcgctgctgctgctgcggcggcggcggcggaggcttCTCCTCTGGCCGTGCGACGCCTCGCTCGGCCATGGCGATCGCCGCGGCGGAGGTGGCGATCCGAGCGGGGGAGACGAGGGCGATCGCTTTCTCCAggccttcctcctcctcccag AAACTGCCCGTCACTACAGATTGTGGAAGCAGGGGTTCAAAGAAGAAGCAGAATGGAAGCATTCTAACCGGAATCATTTCTTTTCCCCTCAAGCAAGGGATCCAATGTCAAAAGTTAAATCTCTGAGTCATGGATTTCTTCGTCGATTTCATAGTCCAACAATATTTCTCAAAGTTGTTTGTGATGGTGATCTACTATTACCAATTAATGTTG GAGAGTTTGCAGTCAAAAAACTTATCAATGATCCTGTAGATGATGACAGTAAG GAATGCCCAGATGAATTTCAGTTCATTAAAAATGTTATGGGGACATATGGTTACGAG GTAAGAATGGTTTGCATTACAGAAAGAGTGATGAATACATATTACTCACGAATATTCATGGGACAG CTTGCAGGGGGAAGAAATATAAGCATTGATGCTCGACCGTCTGATGCAATAAATGTGGCAAAAAATTTTCAG GCACCAATATATGTAAACAAGGAGATTGTCCGAAGGGATGCTATTGAAATAATTCGTGGAAGATGGCGAGGAGATAATGCAAAGACTATATACGATGTTTCACTGGATAG TGCAGTTGAAGGACCTGATCTTCTTGCTGAGGAGCTTGATTTGGTGAGGAAGATGAACACAGCCATCATACAGGAAAGATATGGAGAAGCAG CTATTTGGCGAGACAAGCTCAATAAACTCCGAACTCCTAGAAATGAACCTTGA